From the Trifolium pratense cultivar HEN17-A07 linkage group LG4, ARS_RC_1.1, whole genome shotgun sequence genome, the window aaaCTTGTTTGAGCGCCATAACCATGCATTAAAATATCTACAATTAAATCTCCTAAGGATAGGTTAATTAATAAGGAACATTATTGGAggaattgaaatttaaattctaaaattttcacTTTTCCACGGAGTGAATCTAACCACTAGATTTCTAGGCCAAAAAAACAACACTTACTTAATAAGCACTATACCCTTTCAACTTATCACCTCTATAACATTTACAGATTTACTATATGGATTTCACTTATATAACTCTACATTATCTTTTCAATAACTATATATCATTTCCTTGTTttaatataacattaaaaataacTGAAACCCACGGATAGAGGTGATGCTTATTTGAGCTCCACTTCTCAATAAGCACTACTTTATTTTCTCCTTAATAGAAGTACCTATAAAACACTAATACTTAACAAACTAAGCCACTCTTATTGTGAAATGTGAATGATCTTAGACGTTGCTGGATCTAAAACCAAACAAGTGCTCAATTGAATGGCTTCTCATCGGACACTCAGCATAtcacatttttcaaaaaaagaaaagaaaagaatgatTATAGTATCTCAAAACAATTGTACATTTCACCTTACAATCACATATGTCAAAGCTTATTAAATCTTAAATGAACCACTCACAATCAACTCTATCTTGGGTTACAAAGAGTATAgtctaaaaacaaaattcaattatatatttaatttctaaaacatccattattttaaaataaaattaaaatgcttAAACTACCAAAGATTTGAAATAAAGAGATTATAAACCCATATCGGTGGGATGTGTAGCTCGAccagttgagctaagggttaaggagttggaggtcATGATTCAAGTCTAACAACTAACaaattgtcattaaaaaaaaaaaccccatATCAATAGTACAAGTTTGGACATATCTCTTCACAACTCATCATTCTGGCATATATCAACGCTCAATAATCTATCTATAAATAACTTGCAAACCTTTTACAAGCACATGGTgagttattattaaaataacacAGGATTCATCACAATTACTACCTCATTATTGGACATTAACCATTGACCTAATAACATAAGCAATCACTACATGCATCAAACCATTTCGGGTGTTCAAAACCCAACAAGTAAAACACTCCATATATCAAGTTTACATGGAGGAGTGATGCTGGTGGTGGTTCTTGCAGGTAAACAATCTCAGACAATATGCATAACATAGTAACTAACAATGGAACCACATTTAAACTTGGTAGTGATGGAATTCAAGACCGGATCCTGCCAAAGACAACAGAGTACAAACCCCATGAATGTCTTTCAAAATTACAAGCACAGAGATACAGGTTTTTAATTCTTGTTAAAACAAGGTATcatccaaaataaataacaacaaTATATCAGTATCAATATATCAACAAATTTTGAGCTGAACAAGAACAACGATCCAGGAATCATCTATAAATATTGTAGTTCTCTCTAAAAGGATGATTACTCCATGTAATAATCAATTTGTTCTCTTGATTATGTGGGAGCCACTATCAGTCTCCACAATGTCACTAATTTCACCAACTTTAAGAGCATAAGTTGCATCTTCAAAAGCCTTCTGCATCTGGCCACGGCCAAAAGAACCTACAGCCAAGAAAGTGACCATTTTAGTTCAAGtggaaaaatatatttgttatggCAAAAAATGATGTATACTATTTCACTTTATATATGCAAGCAATCATTGAATGTGTAATCAATCCTAAGGAATTAGAGGCAGGCCCGGTCCATGGCAAGTACAGGGCAGTTTACCGCTCTGGGCCTAAATTTTGCCCAAAAAATTAGTTACATATGGTCAAAGTACAGAAAATATCATGTGTGTATTAATGCTCTAGTGGTAGAATGTTATGTGTATGTGAGGTCTCTAGTTCAATTCCCtatatttcctttttagttcaaattaaattaaaatcattcaaaaattaaaatttgcaaAAGCCAAGATTTGAACCCGGTACAAGTAAATCTCATTTACAAACCAAACCACTAGGTCATTTCAAACTCCGCATCAAATTTTACAAATTAATGTATATTTAACAGTTCATACATGCAACCTTCTAAATTGTTCCCAATTTCATTTACACCCACCCACTAGTATACACATAGGTATTTGAAATTTAGCGTACACCCAATTATGAAATGCAACTTTTGGATCTTACAaagcacaaaaaaaataaaatttaaataaaaaaattattttcactaaAATATAACTATGAAATTTGAAAGGCTTCATATTATAATTTTCCTCGAGCCTCAATATGTGTTGGGTAGGGGGCGCTAGCAACACACCATCAAAACACTCTTCACAAAACACTCCCTTCTATCGATTAAAATTCAAATGTGTTTCGCATAAATTTGGTGGGAGCATCTACATACCAATCAATGAAAGAGAGTGAGTTGAGTATGTTCCTAACATTTCTCTTGAGAGGcttatctaaaaaataatataaggtaCAAAACATCAGAGGTTTGGGaaattgatttcatgaaaaCACTGTTATCTTCATGACCAGATACAGTTTCACGGGGATTGAAAGATCATCTGTATTAATGGGCATTTGAATTGTAGCCCTTAAATtcacattccaaaaatattgCATTTTCTTACAGCTAGCTAGAATATAAGGTTTCaaggtggaaaaaaaattataatatttaaaaagtaaGAAACAAATTAAGGAATGCTTTAGAAACATTAGGAGAAAGCAGCATCCCCGGGGCTAACATTGTTCCTCCCACCCTTACTTGTATAGGGGACAAGACCAAATTACTTTGACAAACTCATTCAAGTCACATTGACTTCACACTTCAAGTGAGAGGGATTGGTAATGTGAGAGATGAGAGCATTCAATAACACTTGGATTAAAATAAAACCTATAGATcgtatttttattgaatttgagTGTATCCCTTAATTTTCTAACCCACGCGCAATctctttttttgtttccttctCTTTTTCTCGCATCTATTTTCACATTCTCTTCGGTAatcatctattaaaaaaattgttcaatatctTCCATTCCAAAATCTTGTTAATGGTCTATGATTTTCCACAACGAATTTATAAATTTTGCCTTGATTGATTTATTCTTATCAATGGTAAGCAGAGGAACAACGTTAACAAAATCCAAAAACCTGGTGTTTATGGATTGCTTGAGTTTCTCTTGATTTTCGATAAGTGGTATGTCCAATGAATGCATTATACAAAAACCTGATGTTTATGGATCTTTGCATTATACTGAGATAATCCCAACAATTTTTGTAGCGAAGGAGGAATCATCGGATTCTAAAGTTATCTTCAGAATATGCAATTGATTGGTCAACTGACAGGTGTTTATAGCTTTGGTTTGTTCTtccataaataattaaaatcaaacaagagaAGATAAATTCAGTTTCTcatgtttgttttttcattcattGCTTTCAAGTGATAGGTTCCATCTGAAATCCGAATTAGTGGTTGGGATTGGTTGAGAATGGAAGGCTGGAGAACTACAGTATTTATATCATTTTTCTGGCATTTTTTCAGTAAAACCTTTGCTAGTAGTTTCCAAAAAGTAGATTGAGGAGATGGGGAAAGAAAAGCATCAAAACACATGGTCAATAGCGCGTGAGTGAAAAAAGAAGGGATATTCTTTCTAATAAGATCTGAACGGTTTATTTTATTCGAAGGTTATAATTTAATGCTCTCGTCTCTCGCATTAACAATCCCTCCCACTTTGATACAACATACATAAATactcaaaaatagaaaaatacacaaaatgAAAGGGACAATCatacttaataattataatcaacgtTGTCGTTTCCCAGCAAAATTAGTTCTAACccgaaaagaaagaagaaatggAAAGGTGTATTCCACGTGCATaatcaaaaaagaaagaaaaattgggCCGGCCATGTATCCCGAGATGTCATCAAAATAACATTCCATCAAAGGCACTTCACAGGCCTATGGCATGGCAGCGGAGGACCTCACCGCTATAGTGCCACTATTGAGCTACTTCTATTACAACAGCAATACAAAATAGTTATGTTTGACACACTGTTAAAAGCTTGCAACTAAGCTGATAGGATGCACAAGAAATAAGCTAGAGATCACAACTCCAACAAATGTAAAATCCTTCTATAATCATAATCTCGGAACAATTTTTAATTGAGAAAGAACATCAATAACATAAATGAATCACTCACCAAACAATCCACTCTTCAATTCATAATTTTAGTAATCTTTCTAGCAACAGAAGATTCATATGATGTAAAAGTTACTTATCATTtctttttatctatttttcttACCATTATCAATCTCACTTTAACTAAAATAGATTCTCATAACATCTTTACAATCAACAAATCAATCAATAACTAAAACACCATAACTAAATAAACTCGTTAAATTAACCTAGGGTTAACACAATTCTCCCAAAAACACACTCACATAAACTAATTTGAATAATCATAATAACAAAACCTAATCTGAAAAGTTTCTTTTAGAAAGAGTTTGATGAAAACTAACCAAGATCGCCACCGCGTTTAGCAGAACTGCAATCGGAGTAACGAGAAGCAATGTCCTCGAAAATCGCCTTACCAGAAACAATATCCTCTTTCATTGCTTTAAGCTGAGCAACGGCACTTTCTCTAGTAGTGTTCTTAATGACGTAACCTTCTGGATCTTTCCATGAAGCTTTTCTTCTAGAACCTTCGTGTTTGATCAATATGTGTGAAGCTCTAACCTCGCCGCTGTGTCTGTTTGAAGAAGACATTTTCgcttcttttttcttgtttaggTTTTCCTCCGCCGCCGAAATCGACGTTTTCTTTCTCTTCCGATCGGAATCTATTTTCGCCGTCACTGGGTTATGAAACTAAATTAACTCGCTAAATATTTTTTGGTATTTATAGAGTGAACCGATATCAAGTTACCAAGGTTTCTGCATTTATCTGGATCGTCGGTTTTAGTTGAATCTTACGGTTCAGATTCAACGTAGTTCCATTGCAGTTAGAAATCTGGTAATTTAGTCAGTAGGGACATGCACTATATATGCAGAGTTCGGGTTCGAATCCGGCACACTTAACTATTCACATGGATTTTTTAACCACTAAGCTACTTTACCAAAAAGAGAAATCTGGTAATtcagttaataaaaaaatctggTAATTTCCatgaagattttttattttttttttaatattcatgacaaaaatttaataaatgttttgattttgagttGTACATgcaaattcaattgtttttgttaaaattttcaGGGAGAATTTGTGGTTCATTTGAGAACTATAAGGTTTGAGAGATTACTCTCTACAATTATACATAGAAGATATttagtttatataaaaaaattatgtgataattgatttttatttattttagatggattttttttttataaagacatAAAAGAACTAAAGAACAAGTCTAGAGGTAGCCTACATCTTTAGATTTACTACTCCTATCTAGAAGCAaattaaaaataggaaaaatagaGTCGCTAATTAGTTTAGAAAGTGGAGCCTCAATACGAATATGGATTTCCTGTAGTCAAAAGGTGACTGTAGGTGAATCACAGCCTTAGATCTGATAAATTCATTTTGATATATTGATCAAATATGAATTCACCGATCCCTGGCCGCATGGAATCTATGTCGGCCTCAATACCTCATCACAAGTAAGAATGACTACATATTTGTCAGAAGTATCTGAACAACATGGACAAGTATCCTCATAAGTCCATTCTGCCCCGTCTTCTTTCGTCATCATGATCACCTTTATTTGTGGAATATGGCGCCTCATTTTAGATTTTAACAATGTAGTATGTGTATGGAACTCTATTATTTGcttctaccaaaaaaaacaattttttttttctttatttctttttttagctccttaactagtgccttgggggcactagttagcaagaccctttgCTTTATTAGGAGGAAAACATGAGAAAgaaatgaattaattataacttcaagtcttcaagttATAAAGGTTACATAATTATTAGTATGAAGGTACTTAGTTTATCAAATGTCATCATCATATGCCAAAATGGAAATGAAATATAAGAGACTACAAGTAAAAAATGTTTCTTCTTCACAGGGTGAGTGGGACTCGAGTTCAATCGCAATTACAATAATTACAACAAAATAGTATAATCATATTCTCGCCGTGCGAAAATCATAGGCTTGATTCTCCTTCTGGTATTTCGAGTCGTGCAACTGAGACATTTCAAGCTCTTGAACCAAACCTATAGATACACTGTGGGCACGATGGCTAAATGACAATATGAATATGAGCAACTTCCCCTAATAGCTAATTATAAATCCCTTAAAATGGGCCAACCCTTTTTTATAATATCGTTGATTTTTGCATCAATATGCTTTTGGATATTTGGAGGGCAAAGTTCAGCTACATATCCATTCAATTTTGTTGCCAGGCTTGACCTCTCAAGCTCCTCTTCAGGCAGGTTACCAATTAACTGAAGAAGGAATGTATTTTGCTTGAGTTCAAATTTCTGCATATTTAGAAACACAACATGCAATATCAGTCAGTGATCTAATGTGATCGAAAACTGTTTTTGACAAGCACTTTTTCACCTACTACAGAAAATTGGACTCATTTTGCATTGGTATATAAATGGTTTTTGCCTTTTGGCCACAATAACAAATCTATTAATCAATGTAAAATTTAGGGCCAAATCAGTTCAAGCTCAATGAACTTATGATAAAAGAACCAGGACAGCTTTTTATTTCTAAAGGCTTTTTTGGTTtatcatttaattaaaaaaacattttttcaatTAATCCTCATGCAGTCGTGCTTCATATCTTcttcttttaataaaaatcaGCAGTAGCATATCTCAAAAATCCTAATAGGAAGTAAACTATTTGAAAGCACAACACAAACAGGGGGATTTAGTTCTCTAAAAAGTGACTATACATGCAATATGTCGCAAATCCAAATAAATTTTCCCTCTATACCAAGAACAATGGCAGACCTACAATATTAGTACTTTATAGTGAGTATgtgcaaatttttaaaaaaaatccaaaagtaaaatctTTATTCGTGTTTTACTCCCTCTACtatatgtctatattgaacccTACTGACACCACCCTCACTGACTCAAGGGCTTGTGTATGCCTATGACAAAGAATAGTGAATATTGAGCAGTTGCATATCTATGATCCACATCTAAACCAAAATTGGTGGTGCATTGATATCCAATACTAATACTCAGTAAGACTGCCACGTTCATGGATTTCGCATAATCCTTATTTTTGTGTGGACCATGGATGCCCACCGTCCTCACAGTATTTTTACACAAATACACTGAGAACAGATTGAAGTCCCGCTCTCACCTAATGCTCCCACAAAACGTATTCTCATTCTTGCAATATTGAACACCCTAAGACCATTACAGTGCAACAGACTTTCATCTCACCAAATAAGCTAGAGAACACATAGGTAATAGGACTCTGATTAGGGTGACCAGAGGTGGATAACTTTAAGTTGTATCTTtgttgcataaaaaaatattacattttattCAATATATGTTGTTGTACCTATATCATAACTTTTTACAAAATATCATTATATTAATGTGTTGCCTTGTATTGGTTATTTATACCCAGATCTATGCAAACATAGGAGAAAATGCATATCTTCTACATCAATTATACATAAACATTATTTGGATTTTCAAACCTGGTGCTCTGGTTCTGCAGGGTGAAATGCTCCAAGTTGCTGAATTTGAGTAGTCACAATGCTGCTTCTTGACCTGGTTTGCTCCTGTTCTTTGCTGACAGAAGCAATTCTCGATTCTTCAGTTccattaacaaaaataatagaTCTGTCGGAATGTAAGTATAGTATAGTTCAGTACTTAGCACTTGGCATGCGATTGAATATGAAGGAATATCACAAAGAGCTGCAGCAGTGTAACTGTTATCATACTCCTCCTACCTGTACTGGTTACCCACATCAGGACCTTGACCATACACCTGCCTGGGATCAtggcttgaccaaaaaatatCAAGGAGTTCCCTAAAACCAATTAGCCGTGGATCATACTCAACCTGCATTGTATTAGCAAATAATAATGGTAAGTTCAATAAAATCATTCCAAGTTCAACTTACCATATCCATAAACCATAAAGGTTGACAAATTTAGTTTGTTCATGGTATAAAAGCAAATCATACCAGCAGTTTAATGTTACGGAAAATTATCAATATAGTAGTCTACATGAATTCCAGAACCAAAACCCCTGCGTTTTGGTCAATCATGTGATAGAGACTTGAATTGTGAAGTGGGCCTTGATTATGGCAAGGTGTTTTCATCTAGAGAGCAATTATCTAAAACAAATGCAGAAGAAACTTCTTTATAATTCAAGTCTCTATCATCATGTTGCACTGTTACCTTTATTGAATCAATAATTCAATAAAACCTGATCTTTTCATGGACCAAGGATCCCAAATTACTGAACAAATAGCACAATCCTTACTATCCAAAACTTGAACTGCCAGCCATAAATTCCCAAAACTTGACCATTCCATTATTCATAAAAGCCCAGGGATTTATTATGTCAATCCAAAAATGATAAAAGACACTAATCGGGCCATGGCCTTTGGAGATTCCTAAGAAGCATGCAAAACTTATCCAAGAACTGATCTAGTAAATGCCTAAAAATGGCACTCTTTATGAAGCCTTTACTAAACTCAGGccctgtttgtttcagattttccagcaaaaaaatctatttttttaaaaaacaatcacttttttttattttacttgtgtttgtttcagattttttcaaaaatcttttttttcttcaaaatgaaaagctattttCAATACAATAGCtttcttcaaaatctattttttggaaaaccattttctaaaaaaatagaattttgtGATCGTCAACAAATGgaaaatagctttagatttttttccaaaaaaaatcatttttttaaagcttaaacaAACAGGCCCTATGTCAGGACATCACATTCTTTAGAAACAACAGACTTTCGGCTGTTACTGAGCTAGGATTCTTTAGACATTTATAATTAGCTTGGAAGCCTTTAGTTTTGTTTTAGTGTTAAATATAATTAGCTTGGAAAGCGAAATACAATCCAAGAATGGGAAAAACCAAAGTTGCTTAAAGACACCTAGAACAAAAGAGCCTactttgatatatttttcaacaaaaattttAGGGAAAAATTATTGAAGGATCTTGCAATGACAATCTCTTTAAATAATAACTTCTCACATTAGTTGTAATCACGTTCTTTATCTCAACCTTTTTAAAATCTCTTCAGACTTATAATCATTTTTACTAAGGATGTGTTTGGATTGTGGATTGCCTGATGAACAACTTACTAAAAGGACATTGCAATGACAGTGACACACCTTTTAAACAACAACTTCTTGCATAAATTTCTAATCAGGTTCTTTACCTCAAACTTTTCAAAATCTTTCCAGACTTAACACTCATTTTTACTAACAATGCGTGTATGGATTGACttataaacaacttatttgaaGTTACCTACTGACATAAACAGAGTGTTTGCGTCAGCTTATAGTATTAGCTCATGACAGGTCCACaatttgttttcaacttatttcacTAAACACTCCATAATAGCTTATAACAAcaacttataatataaatgaaaaatagttGAATCACAATCGTTTGGGAAATCCCGAGTTAGATTCCTGGTGGAAACAATTCTtcgtcagactttacttacctcgcgacTGAACTCTAAGATTACTGGAGCCCCATTCTCCTTGGCAAATAGAGGGTTATGTAACAGTAATCCTAATCATTAGAATCCCTACTCTTGAGACTTTTATTCTATCGGTTCGTCCCTAGAATCTATTTACCGTCTCAGGTTAATCCTACCTAACCACTCACTTACTATACAATAGATTTTTATCAATAatcgcttaattaagttgtttaccAACTGCGGCATAAGTGAAGAACCAAATACTACAAGTTATAGTCATTTCAATTTGAGAATTTCATTAAATTTAAAGCTAATTAAAATACTAATTGCTAATAATCCTCCTACTAAACACAAATAATTACAAGATTATTTGTTACTGATAATGTGATCggaataaataaaatcaagaatGCAATTATACAAAAATAAGAACCTGAACAGATTCAGCGTGATCACCAAAACTTCGATATTCAGGATTAGGTTTAGATCCACCGGAATAACCAACAGTAGTCCGAACAACACCAGGTAAACAACCGAACACAGCTTCCGATCTCCAGAAACTTCCGAGAGCGAATATGGCAGTTTGAAAGTGATGTTGATCGGATTGATCTCGGGCGGGTTGGGCGACCCGATCCGGGAATCTGATAGATTGTGCATTGTCGAAGATGAAAGCAATGAGGATGATGAAAATTGAGAGAGTATAATGAGAGTTTGTTGTTCTCTCTGAAATTCTTCtcattttgttgttgtttgtttaaAGCGGAAACTAAGGCGTGGGAACAAAGTGTCCGTTGTCGTTTTTAGGAGATGGAATAGATGAATGTGAGAATGGCTGAATTGAAGATTTCTGCTACAATGTCGTTTTTTTAGGTTCTTAGtcgttttgtttgtttgtatataccattcaattttaattaatttttatttgggttTGTATAATATAACATgtagttagcaaggtgcaccttttcaattagaccaaaatactcattctttttaattaattaaccaaaatacccattagtagacgcagatccagtgtcgcgcgcgtaccgaagtaccatggttacagaccgttgatttccatcagacagccaagatctgatctcatcaagactgtctgatcaatcagacagcccagatcatcctgatccatcagattccagcgtctgcgccacactggattacaacctgaagagagaaaaatttgctttttaaaagtaggacacgtgtcacacaatggttggctgggcgtgatttttgttcatttaatactttgaactcaattattttgttgtaaattaattttttatttttttatttttataccaaaattcataatttttttttgtctacaaatagagacttggttcgtttgatttggacaccgaaaaaaaaacgcaatttttcactaccttaatctcattttttgtctactaaatacgttacttgtgtgttgtaatttaacacgcaccactcaaccaaatcactgaaaccattatacctggaaaatagtagataatattctggaacttttggtatattttatgaaatttttggagacctgaaactatttttagttaattaaatgagataaaactgtaattaaaaactaatgtttgcttctgaaaccattttactggtagaatggttgcacatagttgtattctgaaaccattttactggtagaatggtttcaatgagtaatttattaattgtgtttgcttctgaaaccatttatctggtacaatggtttcagagagttgtaatctgaaaccattttgctggtagaatggtttcagtaagttgattattagttatttgcttctgaaaccatttagcttgtagaatggttgcacatagttgtattctgaaaccattttactagtagaatggtttcagtgagtaatttattaattgtgtttgcttctgaaaccatttatctagtacaatggtttcagagagttgtaatctgaaaccattttgctggtagaatggtttcagtgagttggtgtaaggtagtgaaaaatgagattaaggtagtgaaaaattgagtttttttttctgtgtccaaatcaaacgaaccaagtctctatttgtagagaaaaaaaattatgaattttggtataaaaaaaataaataaaaaattaatttacaacgaaataattgagttcaaagtattaaatggaaaaaaatcacgcccagccaatcagacagcgacacgtgtcctgcttttaaaaagtagattcttctctctccaggctgtaatccagtgtggtgcacgcgctggaatctgatggattcggatgatctgggctgtctgattgatcagacagtcttgatgagatcagatcttggctgtctgatggaaatcaacgacctgtaaccatggtactgcggtacgcacgcgacactggatccgcgttcATTGATGGTAATAtggtttattaattaaaaagaatgggtattttggtcaactgaaaaggtgcatcttgctaacttagacccaactgggtctaagttagcagccccctattaattatttattaaaaaattatatatttaatataaaatgaataagtttcaataaaaatttataattttaaacttATTAACCTGTGAAAAAAATTGTTGCTATTATTCACCAAATTACCCTAATTCTTTCTCTCATCCTCTCCGCCGGCAACTTCttagtttttggtttttctTGGTTTATCAATTAGAGAGCAGTGGTTTAAGATTAATTTTGATCCGAAATCACTCCTCTtgattgttttttgtttctttttatttaaataagtgatatccACATACTTTTTAAGTTTTATTCGAGTTTTCTCTCTTGTGATTGTTTTATCTGGTGTTGTTTTAATCTCGTGTTAGTGCggaatatttgttttgtttatccCGTCTTAGTACGGTATTTGTCCCGTCTTGGTATGATGTTTGTtcttttgttcagatttgcagatttgTTTCGATCCAAtttcagtgcagatt encodes:
- the LOC123921239 gene encoding peptidyl-prolyl cis-trans isomerase Pin1 produces the protein MSSSNRHSGEVRASHILIKHEGSRRKASWKDPEGYVIKNTTRESAVAQLKAMKEDIVSGKAIFEDIASRYSDCSSAKRGGDLGSFGRGQMQKAFEDATYALKVGEISDIVETDSGSHIIKRTN
- the LOC123924624 gene encoding peptide methionine sulfoxide reductase A5; its protein translation is MRRISERTTNSHYTLSIFIILIAFIFDNAQSIRFPDRVAQPARDQSDQHHFQTAIFALGSFWRSEAVFGCLPGVVRTTVGYSGGSKPNPEYRSFGDHAESVQVEYDPRLIGFRELLDIFWSSHDPRQVYGQGPDVGNQYRSIIFVNGTEESRIASVSKEQEQTRSRSSIVTTQIQQLGAFHPAEPEHQKFELKQNTFLLQLIGNLPEEELERSSLATKLNGYVAELCPPNIQKHIDAKINDIIKKGWPILRDL